One stretch of Candidatus Binatia bacterium DNA includes these proteins:
- the dhaA gene encoding haloalkane dehalogenase, producing the protein MEILRTPDERFANLPGYPFPPRYVEVDGVRIHYVHEGPRHAPPVLLLHGEPSWSYLYRKMIPIIVDAGLRAVAPDLVGFGRSDKPARREDYTYQRHVDWMLGFVCALDLEHITLVCQDWGGLIGLRLVAEHGHRFDRVVAANTFLPTGDQPMPPAFFNWQKFSQEVPELPIGQIIQMGCVTQLPPEVIAAYEAPFPDERYKAGARQFPMLVPTRPDDPASEPNRKAWRALQQWKKPFLTAFSDSDPITQGADALLQALIPGAAGQPHTTIRGAGHFLQEDKGEELAEVVVNFVRATR; encoded by the coding sequence ATGGAGATCTTGCGAACCCCCGACGAACGTTTTGCCAACCTGCCCGGTTACCCGTTCCCGCCTCGATATGTGGAAGTCGATGGCGTGCGGATTCACTACGTGCACGAGGGACCGCGCCATGCTCCGCCGGTGCTTTTGCTCCACGGCGAGCCTTCTTGGTCGTACCTGTACCGGAAAATGATTCCGATCATCGTGGATGCTGGCTTGCGTGCCGTCGCGCCCGACCTCGTCGGCTTCGGGCGCTCCGACAAGCCGGCGCGGCGCGAGGACTATACGTATCAGCGCCACGTCGATTGGATGCTCGGTTTCGTGTGCGCGCTAGACTTGGAACACATCACCCTCGTGTGTCAGGACTGGGGTGGGTTGATCGGGCTCCGACTTGTGGCTGAGCATGGACACCGCTTCGACCGAGTGGTGGCGGCAAACACCTTTCTCCCCACTGGGGATCAACCCATGCCTCCGGCGTTTTTCAACTGGCAGAAATTCTCGCAAGAAGTGCCGGAACTTCCGATCGGGCAAATTATCCAAATGGGCTGTGTCACCCAATTACCTCCCGAAGTGATTGCCGCTTACGAGGCACCGTTTCCCGACGAGCGCTACAAAGCTGGGGCACGTCAGTTCCCCATGCTCGTGCCGACCCGCCCCGACGACCCCGCCTCGGAACCGAATCGCAAAGCGTGGCGCGCACTGCAGCAGTGGAAGAAGCCTTTCCTCACCGCGTTCAGCGATTCGGACCCGATCACGCAGGGAGCGGATGCACTCTTGCAGGCACTAATTCCGGGAGCCGCCGGGCAACCCCATACGACAATCCGCGGGGCGGGCCATTTCCTGCAAGAAGACAAAGGAGAGGAGCTGGCCGAGGTAGTGGTGAATTTCGTTCGCGCCACGCGCTAG